In Methylobacterium aquaticum, the following are encoded in one genomic region:
- a CDS encoding SfnB family sulfur acquisition oxidoreductase, producing MNIAVNPSHIADLASQGAPGPARPAEPAHVIRDDAEAIRVAHALAARFRDGASERDRTGARPLAELDAFSQSGLWSINVPRSHGGPEVSYRTLAQVVAIVAAADPSIAQIAQNHLGIVAAIRTVSDPEQQADLFAAVLAGTRFGNAFSEKGTKRAAEFETRFTDHGDHVVVRGRKFYATGALLAHLVPIVAVDDEGRPWYAIADRDAPGLTVIDDWSSFGQRGTASGTVIIDDVRVEKSRLVPAWRGYTAPRVDGAIFQIIQAAIDAGIGRAALDDTIAFVREKARPWIDSGQERASDDPYTIRAVGDLTIRQHAAEALLDRAGLAIDAAVADPTPETVAAAQLAVAESKVLTTEVALAASNTLFELSGTRSTLAEHNLDRHWRNARTHTLHDPVRWKVAIVGNHALNGVNPPFHAWS from the coding sequence ATGAACATCGCCGTCAATCCGAGCCACATCGCCGACCTCGCATCGCAGGGCGCGCCCGGACCCGCCCGCCCGGCCGAGCCGGCCCACGTGATCCGCGACGACGCGGAGGCGATCCGGGTGGCCCACGCCCTCGCCGCCCGGTTCCGGGACGGCGCCTCGGAGCGCGATCGGACCGGCGCCCGCCCGCTGGCGGAGCTCGATGCCTTCTCGCAGAGCGGGCTGTGGTCGATCAACGTGCCGCGCTCACACGGCGGGCCGGAGGTGTCGTACCGGACGCTCGCCCAGGTCGTCGCCATCGTGGCGGCGGCCGATCCGTCGATCGCGCAGATCGCCCAGAACCATCTCGGCATCGTCGCGGCGATCCGCACCGTGTCCGATCCGGAGCAGCAGGCGGACCTCTTCGCCGCGGTGCTCGCCGGCACCCGCTTCGGCAACGCCTTCTCGGAGAAGGGCACGAAGCGCGCCGCCGAGTTCGAGACCCGCTTCACCGATCACGGCGACCACGTCGTCGTGCGGGGCCGAAAATTCTACGCGACGGGGGCGCTGCTGGCCCATCTCGTGCCGATCGTCGCGGTCGATGACGAGGGCCGGCCCTGGTACGCCATCGCCGACCGCGACGCGCCGGGGCTGACGGTGATCGACGACTGGTCGAGCTTCGGCCAGCGCGGCACCGCCAGCGGCACCGTGATCATCGACGACGTGCGGGTCGAGAAGAGCCGCCTGGTGCCGGCCTGGCGCGGCTACACCGCGCCGCGGGTCGACGGGGCGATCTTCCAGATCATCCAGGCGGCGATCGATGCCGGAATCGGTCGCGCCGCCCTCGACGACACCATCGCCTTCGTGCGCGAGAAGGCGCGGCCCTGGATCGACAGCGGCCAGGAGCGGGCCTCCGACGATCCCTACACGATCCGCGCGGTCGGGGACCTGACGATCCGCCAGCACGCGGCGGAAGCCCTGCTCGACCGGGCAGGCCTCGCCATCGACGCGGCGGTCGCCGACCCGACGCCCGAGACCGTGGCGGCGGCCCAGCTCGCGGTGGCCGAATCGAAGGTGCTCACCACCGAGGTCGCGCTCGCCGCCTCCAACACCCTGTTCGAATTGTCCGGCACCCGCTCGACCTTGGCCGAGCACAACCTCGACCGGCACTGGCGCAACGCCCGCACCCATACCCTGCACGACCCGGTGCGCTGGAAGGTGGCGATCGTCGGCAACCACGCGCTCAACGGGGTCAACCCGCCCTTCCACGCCTGGAGCTGA
- a CDS encoding YihY/virulence factor BrkB family protein, which yields MRPRTALEIAAIAAQRFVAHDGWAIASHIALSLLTSLFPFLILLTALAGVFGTKSLADEAGNLLFEIWPSEVAGPIANEVHRVLTEQRGGLLTLGAVLALYFSSSGVESLRVGLNRAYGLREMRPWWLTRLESIGYVICAAFAMLAFTFLVVLGPLVWRGLLLVAPGLEPLGLTVAVGRIGVTVLLVASVLVIAHKFIAAGRRPVTLVLPGIAVTLCLWVLAGLGFGMYLDRFSSAYVSTYGGLATAMVFLVFVYWLAAMFLFGGEINGTVIAARRRRLQARAQSRRDTIKML from the coding sequence ATCCGTCCCCGCACCGCCCTGGAGATCGCCGCCATCGCGGCCCAGCGCTTCGTCGCCCATGACGGCTGGGCGATCGCCAGCCACATCGCGCTCTCGCTCCTGACCTCGCTGTTCCCGTTCCTGATCCTGCTCACGGCGCTCGCCGGCGTGTTCGGCACCAAGTCGCTCGCCGACGAGGCCGGCAACCTCCTGTTCGAGATCTGGCCGAGCGAGGTGGCGGGCCCGATCGCCAACGAGGTCCACCGGGTGCTGACCGAGCAGCGCGGCGGCCTCCTCACCCTCGGCGCGGTGCTGGCGCTCTACTTCTCGTCGAGCGGGGTCGAGAGCCTGCGGGTCGGGCTCAACCGGGCCTACGGGTTGCGCGAGATGCGGCCGTGGTGGCTCACGCGGCTGGAATCGATCGGCTACGTGATCTGCGCCGCCTTCGCGATGCTGGCCTTCACCTTCCTGGTGGTGCTGGGGCCGCTGGTCTGGCGCGGGCTCCTGCTGGTGGCGCCGGGGCTGGAGCCGCTCGGCCTCACCGTCGCGGTCGGCCGGATCGGCGTGACGGTGCTGCTCGTCGCGAGCGTGCTGGTGATCGCCCACAAGTTCATCGCCGCCGGGCGCCGGCCCGTCACCCTGGTGCTGCCCGGCATCGCCGTGACCCTGTGCCTGTGGGTGCTCGCCGGCCTCGGCTTCGGCATGTATCTCGACCGGTTCTCGAGCGCCTACGTCTCGACCTACGGGGGTCTGGCCACCGCGATGGTGTTCCTGGTCTTCGTCTACTGGCTCGCCGCGATGTTCCTGTTCGGCGGCGAGATCAACGGCACGGTGATCGCCGCCCGCCGCCGGCGCCTCCAGGCCCGGGCCCAGAGCCGGCGGGACACGATCAAGATGCTGTAG